The following coding sequences are from one Epilithonimonas vandammei window:
- a CDS encoding DUF6452 family protein: MQKLIFFLGFFLLLTSCGGDDDICLSSESTPRLQVKFKNAAGQLTKIDSLYVGVDYGSNKITSILAQANAETVYIPLRIDDNAYTDIYFKTTKYGDSSKVRISYDRNAVYVSPACGFKINYENLKSQLLKSTPITNVESNQTSLTDESKVNFYLRF, encoded by the coding sequence ATGCAAAAACTAATTTTTTTTCTGGGCTTTTTTTTGCTTCTTACCAGTTGCGGCGGGGATGATGATATATGCCTGAGTTCGGAATCAACGCCAAGATTGCAGGTGAAATTCAAAAATGCAGCAGGACAGCTCACAAAGATTGATTCTCTGTATGTCGGTGTAGATTACGGAAGTAATAAAATTACCAGCATCCTGGCGCAGGCCAATGCAGAAACCGTTTATATTCCTTTGAGAATTGATGATAATGCTTACACGGATATCTATTTCAAAACCACTAAATATGGAGACAGTTCCAAAGTTCGCATCTCTTATGACAGAAATGCAGTTTATGTATCTCCTGCGTGCGGATTCAAAATCAATTATGAGAATCTAAAATCGCAGCTATTGAAATCTACACCTATAACTAATGTCGAATCCAATCAAACATCACTTACAGATGAAAGCAAAGTCAATTTTTATCTCCGCTTTTAG
- the rlmD gene encoding 23S rRNA (uracil(1939)-C(5))-methyltransferase RlmD, which translates to MKNKKKNKILENIRLLSAGAKGVSVGKTEEGKTVIVSGAVPGDLVNVRVKKSKSNYFEGEAIEILEYSEYRVEPKCIHFGTCGGCKWQNIAYEKQLDFKHSEVVNNIKRIGGVSDFETIPILGSKEQYFYRNKMEFSFSNSRWLTQYEISSEENFGNRDALGFHIPGMWSKILDLKECYLQEDPSNPIRLAVKKYAVENGLEFYDVKAQEGFLRTLMLRQNSKGDWMVLFQLYKEMESERIRLFDYLLSQFPQIKTLVFAINPKGNDSIYDLDIQTYFGEGYLFEEMDGLQFKIGPKSFFQTNYKQALELYRKTLEFADLSGDQVVYDLYTGTGTIAQYVARNAKQVIGIEAVQEAIDAAKEHAEINGLKNCTFYCGDMKDIFNDEFLANHPKADVLITDPPRDGMHPKVVEQILKLSPEKIVYVSCNSATQARDIALLKDSYELVKILPVDMFPQTHHVENIALLLKK; encoded by the coding sequence ATGAAGAATAAGAAAAAAAATAAAATTCTTGAAAATATCAGACTCCTTTCTGCCGGTGCGAAAGGAGTTTCTGTTGGTAAAACAGAAGAAGGAAAGACTGTGATTGTTTCAGGTGCTGTCCCTGGTGACCTAGTAAATGTCAGAGTTAAAAAATCAAAAAGCAATTATTTCGAAGGTGAGGCTATAGAAATTTTAGAATATTCCGAATATAGAGTCGAACCAAAGTGCATCCATTTCGGAACTTGTGGTGGTTGTAAATGGCAGAATATTGCTTATGAGAAACAGCTCGATTTCAAACATAGTGAAGTGGTTAATAATATCAAAAGAATCGGAGGTGTTTCTGATTTCGAAACTATTCCTATTTTAGGTTCTAAGGAGCAATATTTTTACAGGAATAAGATGGAATTTTCTTTTTCCAACTCGCGGTGGCTTACCCAGTACGAGATTAGTTCTGAGGAAAACTTTGGAAACAGAGATGCTTTGGGATTTCATATTCCGGGGATGTGGAGCAAGATTCTAGATCTAAAAGAATGTTATCTGCAAGAAGATCCATCTAACCCAATTCGCTTGGCAGTAAAAAAATATGCTGTAGAAAACGGACTTGAATTCTATGATGTAAAAGCTCAGGAAGGTTTTCTAAGAACTTTGATGTTGCGTCAGAATTCTAAAGGTGACTGGATGGTTCTTTTTCAACTCTATAAGGAAATGGAATCAGAACGAATTCGATTATTTGATTATTTATTATCCCAATTTCCTCAGATAAAAACTTTGGTTTTTGCCATCAATCCAAAAGGTAATGACAGTATCTATGATTTGGATATTCAAACATATTTTGGTGAAGGATATCTGTTTGAGGAGATGGACGGACTTCAATTCAAAATAGGACCGAAATCTTTTTTCCAGACCAATTATAAACAGGCTTTGGAGTTATACAGAAAAACCCTCGAGTTTGCAGATTTATCGGGCGACCAGGTTGTTTATGACCTTTACACAGGAACAGGAACTATCGCTCAGTATGTCGCAAGAAATGCGAAACAAGTTATAGGGATAGAAGCCGTTCAGGAAGCTATTGATGCAGCCAAAGAACACGCAGAAATCAATGGATTGAAAAACTGTACTTTTTATTGTGGTGATATGAAAGACATTTTCAATGATGAATTTTTAGCCAATCATCCAAAAGCTGATGTGCTGATTACTGATCCACCAAGAGATGGAATGCACCCAAAGGTTGTAGAGCAGATTCTAAAACTGTCACCAGAGAAAATTGTGTACGTAAGTTGTAATTCTGCAACACAGGCAAGAGATATTGCCTTGCTGAAAGACAGTTACGAACTGGTAAAAATCCTTCCGGTAGATATGTTTCCACAGACGCATCACGTAGAAAACATTGCTTTGCTTCTTAAAAAATAA
- a CDS encoding TlpA family protein disulfide reductase, protein MKKYLFLLLISVLVVSCSKIKVEGNVKGGSPLERIEFIEASGVATLPLINIGVDDKGNFKGEFKAPKNGMYAMTYAGKMNFIYLKKGQNLKISGDANTFPEVFKIEGDAKKNNDFITETQKYLQTYSSKLNMQLLQKKESDFLNEIKKIYSDLEKNMDQTADKIGPDSDVVKLKKDELATNVLTFLAQYEASHGQVSGDPSFKVSKAFTDYANSLTKNNDRMVEDLPVYRNYLLNKIGQNFQSFAEKQKDKNTASMSAIFARYLSENKELSQKTKDYLLAFVIAKFDLNPYTSDVDKVKKVSEEYIKDSEVRKDLNSAINAVFGLKKGEEAPKVNLVKLDGKSSSFESNGKPTLVMTYASWNPYIGQSTVPVLKEVVNFYKSKVNFAFVNVDDTKEQFTKTANAMLKGIPGTNYYGEGGLSSEYAKKYFIYGFKIPGFFLIDKDGKVASQTFYNLGDPKFVEEMNKISGLQAPSVNPQATLQNDLLQQNPKADSAKTN, encoded by the coding sequence ATGAAAAAGTATTTATTTCTACTTTTAATTTCTGTGTTAGTCGTTTCTTGTTCTAAGATAAAAGTGGAAGGAAACGTCAAAGGAGGCTCTCCTCTTGAAAGAATAGAATTCATAGAAGCTTCTGGTGTAGCTACTCTACCTCTAATTAATATTGGTGTAGATGATAAAGGTAACTTCAAAGGTGAGTTTAAAGCACCTAAGAACGGAATGTACGCTATGACATACGCCGGTAAAATGAATTTCATCTATTTAAAGAAAGGTCAGAATTTAAAAATTTCTGGTGATGCTAATACTTTTCCTGAAGTTTTTAAAATTGAAGGTGACGCAAAAAAGAATAATGATTTCATTACCGAAACTCAAAAGTATTTGCAAACTTACAGTTCTAAGCTTAATATGCAATTGCTGCAGAAAAAGGAATCTGATTTCCTTAATGAAATAAAAAAAATATATTCTGACTTAGAAAAAAACATGGATCAGACTGCTGATAAAATTGGTCCTGACAGTGATGTTGTAAAACTTAAAAAAGATGAGCTTGCTACAAATGTTTTAACTTTCCTTGCTCAGTATGAAGCATCACATGGTCAAGTGAGTGGTGATCCTTCTTTCAAAGTGTCAAAAGCTTTTACTGATTATGCGAATTCATTAACGAAGAATAATGATAGAATGGTAGAAGATCTGCCTGTTTACAGAAATTATCTTTTGAACAAAATAGGGCAAAACTTCCAATCTTTTGCTGAAAAACAAAAAGATAAAAACACAGCTAGCATGTCTGCTATCTTTGCAAGATATCTGTCGGAAAATAAAGAATTATCTCAGAAAACTAAAGATTACCTTCTAGCTTTTGTAATTGCTAAGTTTGATCTTAATCCATATACTTCTGATGTAGATAAAGTAAAAAAAGTTAGTGAGGAGTATATTAAAGATTCGGAAGTTAGGAAAGATCTTAATTCTGCAATCAATGCAGTTTTCGGATTGAAAAAAGGTGAAGAAGCTCCAAAAGTTAATCTCGTAAAGCTAGACGGAAAATCTTCAAGCTTCGAGTCTAATGGAAAACCGACTTTGGTTATGACTTATGCTTCTTGGAATCCTTATATCGGACAGTCTACAGTTCCTGTGTTGAAAGAGGTTGTAAACTTTTATAAATCTAAAGTTAACTTTGCATTTGTAAATGTAGACGATACAAAAGAGCAATTTACAAAAACGGCTAATGCAATGCTAAAAGGTATTCCTGGTACAAACTATTACGGTGAAGGAGGGCTATCTTCTGAATATGCGAAAAAGTACTTTATTTACGGTTTCAAAATTCCCGGATTCTTTTTGATTGATAAGGATGGTAAAGTAGCGAGTCAGACTTTTTATAATTTAGGTGATCCTAAATTCGTAGAAGAAATGAATAAAATTTCAGGACTGCAAGCGCCTAGTGTGAATCCTCAGGCAACGCTTCAGAACGATTTATTGCAACAGAATCCTAAAGCCGATTCTGCAAAAACAAATTAA
- a CDS encoding IS5 family transposase, which yields MLGKNPEKKPELFRPMLVDFIDHEHELVLLSEKIDWNYFEKEFSPLYSKVGNPSHPIRFMVGCLLLKHLYNLGDETLEKAWIMNPYMQYFCGRVFFEHEFPCDPSNFVHFRKRIGEKGIEKIFAYSVRMHDAKTNTSNFVLSDTTVQENNTSFPTDAKLCKKVIDYCNKIAGNEGIKQRQRYTKVSKQMVRNTYNGKHPKRAKAARKSQRQLKTIAMRLIRELQRNFNAEQQEFYKDLMTLYTKVVTQKRNDADKIYSIHKPFTRCIAKGKAHSQYEFGNKVGLITTANKGKKIILGIKAFLQTPYDGHTIEPLLEQMETGGQKLPKELLYDRGGRGKSEIKGVKISIPSTPRKKDTAYQKQTKRKKFRTRAAIEPIIGHLKTDFRLVKNYFLGETGPQINALLAATAWNLKKMMELLKHKIIFLFYKIQIMLFSNPVFKNKLNSGFC from the coding sequence ATGTTGGGGAAAAATCCAGAAAAGAAGCCAGAATTATTCCGCCCAATGTTGGTGGATTTTATTGACCACGAGCATGAACTTGTTCTACTTTCAGAAAAAATAGATTGGAATTATTTTGAGAAAGAATTTTCGCCCTTGTATTCCAAAGTGGGCAATCCGAGCCATCCGATTCGGTTTATGGTGGGTTGTTTGCTACTGAAACATTTGTATAATTTGGGCGATGAGACGTTGGAAAAAGCCTGGATCATGAATCCTTATATGCAGTATTTTTGTGGCAGGGTTTTCTTTGAACACGAATTTCCTTGTGACCCGAGTAATTTTGTTCATTTCCGAAAAAGAATTGGCGAAAAAGGTATCGAAAAAATCTTTGCCTACAGCGTAAGAATGCACGATGCCAAGACGAACACCTCAAATTTTGTTTTGTCCGATACTACCGTTCAGGAGAATAATACCTCTTTTCCTACCGATGCAAAATTGTGCAAAAAAGTGATTGATTATTGCAACAAAATAGCCGGAAATGAAGGCATAAAACAAAGACAACGCTACACAAAAGTCAGCAAACAAATGGTGCGCAACACCTACAACGGAAAACATCCCAAGCGGGCAAAAGCGGCAAGGAAATCTCAAAGACAGCTCAAAACCATCGCCATGAGGCTGATTCGTGAATTGCAACGGAATTTTAATGCAGAACAGCAAGAATTTTATAAAGATTTAATGACATTGTACACCAAGGTTGTCACACAAAAAAGAAACGATGCCGATAAAATTTACAGCATTCACAAGCCTTTTACCCGATGTATTGCCAAAGGAAAAGCGCATAGCCAGTATGAATTTGGGAATAAGGTAGGTTTGATAACCACCGCCAACAAAGGCAAGAAAATCATTCTCGGGATTAAAGCATTTTTGCAAACTCCTTACGATGGTCACACCATAGAACCACTTTTGGAACAGATGGAAACCGGTGGTCAAAAGCTCCCAAAAGAACTCCTTTACGATAGAGGTGGCAGAGGAAAATCAGAAATAAAGGGCGTGAAAATCTCCATCCCAAGCACTCCAAGAAAAAAAGACACTGCTTATCAAAAGCAAACAAAGCGCAAAAAATTTAGAACCAGAGCGGCAATAGAACCTATCATCGGACATTTAAAAACCGATTTTAGGCTGGTAAAAAATTACTTCCTGGGAGAAACGGGACCACAAATCAATGCATTACTAGCTGCAACCGCTTGGAACCTGAAGAAAATGATGGAACTACTGAAACACAAAATTATTTTCTTATTTTATAAGATACAAATTATGCTGTTTTCTAATCCTGTTTTTAAAAATAAATTAAATAGTGGGTTTTGTTAA
- a CDS encoding VanZ family protein → MDNIITKYSKIILPIYWAFLTYMLLRPGVENKEYFFMFPHLDKFIHFTIFFLLGFFFRLRFPKTSLLYFFLILISYALLTEILQDIMKLGRSLEVLDAVADTLGLSLSYYIYNKYEKFQNRI, encoded by the coding sequence TTGGATAATATCATAACAAAATACAGTAAGATTATATTGCCCATTTATTGGGCATTTCTTACTTATATGCTTTTACGTCCGGGCGTAGAGAATAAAGAATATTTCTTTATGTTTCCGCATTTGGATAAGTTCATTCATTTTACCATTTTCTTTCTTTTGGGATTTTTCTTTAGACTTCGTTTTCCAAAAACATCTTTACTTTACTTTTTTCTGATTCTGATTTCTTACGCATTGCTTACAGAGATTTTGCAAGATATCATGAAACTCGGTCGTTCACTAGAAGTTTTAGATGCCGTTGCAGACACACTAGGCTTATCACTTTCATACTATATATATAATAAGTATGAAAAATTCCAAAACCGAATTTAA
- the gcvH gene encoding glycine cleavage system protein GcvH yields the protein MNTPSELKYTQDHEWIKVEGDTATIGITDYAQGELGDIVFVDVDTVDEDLNEGDVFGSVEAVKTVSDLYLPVAGTVLEVNADLEDQPELLNTDPYGKGWIIKLKIADSADLSTLLSAEEYQEVVG from the coding sequence ATGAACACACCATCAGAACTAAAGTACACCCAAGACCACGAATGGATTAAAGTAGAAGGCGATACAGCAACTATCGGAATTACAGATTATGCCCAAGGAGAATTGGGAGATATTGTTTTCGTAGATGTTGATACCGTTGACGAAGATCTAAACGAAGGCGATGTATTCGGAAGTGTAGAAGCAGTGAAAACTGTTTCAGATCTATATCTTCCTGTAGCAGGTACAGTTTTAGAAGTTAATGCAGATCTAGAAGATCAACCAGAATTGCTGAATACCGATCCTTATGGAAAAGGTTGGATTATCAAACTGAAGATTGCTGACTCAGCAGATTTATCAACGCTATTATCTGCAGAAGAATACCAAGAAGTTGTTGGATAA